The Halopseudomonas sabulinigri genome window below encodes:
- a CDS encoding ABC transporter permease, whose protein sequence is MYLLRLALQSLNNRRVTALLTVLVVALSVTLLLSVERVRSEARASFASTISGTDLIVGARSGSVQLLLYSVFRIGNATNNIRWDSYNDISTLPQVKWAIPISLGDSHRGFRVMGTDQSYFTHFRFGRDIPLSFAQGKPFDDLYDAVIGADIARELGYQVGTELVLAHGAGAVSFVEHADKPFRVSGILAKTGTPVDRTIHVSLQGIEALHVDWQQGMPARGAGHVSAAQARELDLTPKAITAMLVGLNRRIDTFAVQRQVNQFSGEPLLAIMPGVALQELWSLLSVAEKALLLVSACVVLTGLVGMLSAILGSLNERRREMAILRSVGAKPWHIFSLLVLEAMALAAAGILLGLGLLYIGLGLARPVLEQEYGLFMPFAWPSPAELKLLATILLASLLLACIPAWRAYRLALVDGLSIKT, encoded by the coding sequence ATGTATCTGCTGCGCCTGGCTCTGCAGAGCCTCAACAACCGCCGTGTCACCGCCCTGCTCACGGTGCTGGTGGTTGCCCTCAGCGTCACCCTGCTGCTGAGCGTCGAGCGGGTGCGCAGCGAGGCCCGCGCCAGCTTTGCCAGCACCATCAGCGGTACCGACCTGATCGTCGGCGCGCGCTCCGGCTCGGTGCAGTTACTGCTGTACTCGGTATTTCGCATCGGCAACGCCACCAACAATATCCGCTGGGACAGCTACAACGACATCAGCACGCTGCCCCAGGTGAAGTGGGCTATCCCCATTTCACTGGGCGATTCGCACCGCGGCTTCCGCGTCATGGGCACCGATCAGAGCTATTTCACGCATTTTCGTTTCGGCCGCGACATCCCCCTGAGCTTCGCCCAGGGCAAGCCCTTCGACGATCTTTACGACGCAGTGATTGGCGCCGACATCGCGCGTGAACTGGGTTATCAGGTTGGGACCGAGCTGGTGCTGGCGCACGGCGCCGGGGCGGTGAGCTTTGTCGAGCATGCCGACAAACCCTTTCGCGTCAGTGGCATCCTGGCCAAGACCGGCACGCCGGTTGACCGCACCATTCACGTTAGCCTGCAAGGTATTGAAGCGCTGCACGTCGACTGGCAACAGGGCATGCCGGCGCGCGGCGCCGGCCACGTCAGCGCCGCGCAGGCACGCGAGCTGGATCTCACTCCCAAAGCCATCACCGCCATGCTAGTGGGGCTGAACCGACGCATCGACACCTTTGCGGTGCAACGCCAGGTCAACCAGTTCAGTGGCGAGCCGCTGCTGGCGATCATGCCGGGCGTCGCACTGCAGGAGCTGTGGAGCCTGCTCAGCGTGGCAGAAAAAGCGCTGCTGCTGGTGTCTGCCTGCGTGGTGCTGACAGGCCTCGTCGGCATGCTCAGTGCCATCCTTGGCAGCCTGAACGAGCGCCGCCGGGAAATGGCCATATTGCGCTCCGTTGGCGCCAAACCCTGGCATATTTTCAGCCTGCTGGTACTCGAGGCCATGGCCCTGGCTGCCGCGGGTATATTGCTCGGCCTCGGCTTGCTGTACATTGGCCTCGGGCTGGCAAGGCCAGTACTTGAGCAAGAGTACGGCCTGTTCATGCCCTTTGCCTGGCCCAGCCCGGCGGAACTGAAACTCTTGGCAACCATCTTGTTGGCCAGCCTGTTACTGGCCTGTATCCCAGCCTGGCGCGCTTATCGCCTGGCGCTGGTAGATGGCCTGTCGATCAAGACCTGA
- a CDS encoding ATP-binding cassette domain-containing protein gives MTSPLLELNELRFAWPQQPVLLDIVHFRLQAGERLFLKGPSGSGKTTLLGLLGGVHLPQQGEVTLLGQSLASLSARQRDRFRAEHTGYIFQMFNLLPYLSVQDNVLLPCRFSARRKDRALQRHGSLEAAAAHLLNGLGLSDPALLRRPATALSIGQQQRVAAARALIGNPELVIADEPTSALDADSREAFLQLLFAECSEAGSSLLFVSHDTALAPLFDRSLALPELNRATHLEGL, from the coding sequence ATGACCAGCCCCCTGCTAGAGCTCAATGAGCTGCGCTTCGCCTGGCCGCAGCAGCCGGTGCTGCTCGATATTGTGCATTTTCGATTGCAGGCCGGTGAGCGGCTGTTTCTGAAAGGCCCTTCGGGCAGCGGCAAGACAACCCTGCTCGGCCTGCTCGGCGGCGTGCACCTGCCCCAGCAGGGCGAGGTCACCTTGCTGGGACAATCGCTCGCCAGCCTCTCGGCACGCCAGCGCGATCGTTTTCGTGCCGAGCACACCGGTTACATTTTCCAGATGTTCAACCTGCTGCCCTACCTCTCGGTGCAGGACAACGTATTACTGCCGTGCCGCTTTTCGGCGCGCCGCAAAGACCGTGCGCTCCAGCGCCACGGCAGCCTGGAGGCAGCGGCCGCACACTTGCTGAACGGGCTGGGGCTGAGCGATCCGGCCTTGCTGCGTCGCCCGGCCACCGCCCTGTCCATCGGCCAGCAACAACGGGTTGCCGCTGCCCGGGCGCTGATCGGCAACCCGGAGCTGGTGATCGCCGACGAGCCCACCTCGGCACTGGATGCCGACAGCCGCGAGGCCTTCCTGCAGCTGCTGTTTGCCGAGTGCAGCGAAGCCGGTAGCAGCCTGCTGTTTGTCAGTCACGACACCGCACTGGCGCCGCTGTTCGATCGCAGCCTGGCGCTGCCCGAGCTGAACCGCGCCACGCATCTGGAGGGCTTGTGA
- a CDS encoding DUF2796 domain-containing protein encodes MRRQLLTLSIALPLSLHALAYEHDEHASLGAHEHGVASLNLAIEGAQVQLELDSPAMNLLGFEHAAHSPDDIAKVKAVQAQLQQADQLFRFPAAADCTLASADLDSPLFATQHDAEHEHEDHDHDGAHDHDEEPAHHHADIEASYTFNCAEPDQLTHLELPLFAVYPGLERINLQGITPKGQMGAELTAERATVQFD; translated from the coding sequence ATGCGTCGCCAACTGCTTACTCTCAGTATTGCCCTGCCACTCAGCCTCCATGCGCTGGCCTACGAACACGATGAGCACGCCAGCCTGGGAGCTCATGAGCACGGTGTTGCCAGCCTCAATCTGGCGATCGAAGGCGCTCAGGTGCAGCTGGAGCTGGACAGCCCCGCCATGAACTTGCTCGGCTTTGAGCATGCCGCCCATTCGCCAGACGACATTGCCAAGGTCAAGGCGGTGCAAGCGCAACTGCAGCAGGCAGACCAGCTGTTCCGCTTCCCGGCAGCTGCCGATTGCACCCTGGCTTCGGCCGACCTCGACAGCCCGCTGTTCGCCACCCAGCACGACGCGGAGCATGAGCATGAGGATCATGACCACGACGGCGCGCACGACCACGACGAAGAGCCTGCGCATCATCACGCTGATATCGAGGCGAGCTATACCTTCAACTGCGCCGAGCCGGACCAGCTCACTCACCTGGAGCTGCCACTGTTTGCCGTCTATCCCGGTCTGGAACGTATCAACCTTCAAGGCATCACCCCCAAGGGCCAGATGGGGGCCGAATTGACTGCCGAGCGCGCCACAGTGCAGTTCGACTGA
- the trxA gene encoding thioredoxin: MSSPYLFDVTTDTFDRYVLENSFHKPVLVDFWADWCAPCKALLPTLTAIADSYAGELLLAKVNCDEEAALSERFGIRSLPTVVLFKDGQPVEGFAGIQPESAIRELLVPHIGAMPETAAAPSQPMDPAAHATELLASGAAAEAITVLQQAIAEQSSDALLLLLARALAETGELDDAEQVLGAISKPDAHKQAITELRTRLVFQRQAAELPPAELLTHRLAKDPSDSEAAYQLAIISLGRQEYDTAMGGLLALMQSDRSYADGIAQKTLMQVFDLLGAGNPLSIQYRRKLYQALY; this comes from the coding sequence ATGTCATCGCCCTACCTGTTTGATGTCACCACCGACACCTTCGATCGTTACGTGCTCGAAAATTCTTTCCACAAGCCGGTTCTGGTCGACTTCTGGGCCGACTGGTGCGCGCCGTGCAAGGCTCTGCTGCCGACGCTCACCGCCATTGCCGACAGCTACGCCGGCGAGCTGCTGCTGGCCAAGGTCAATTGCGATGAAGAAGCGGCCCTGAGCGAGCGCTTTGGCATCCGCAGTCTGCCCACCGTGGTGCTGTTCAAGGACGGCCAGCCGGTAGAAGGCTTTGCCGGCATTCAGCCGGAAAGCGCGATTCGCGAGTTGCTGGTCCCGCACATTGGCGCCATGCCAGAGACCGCAGCCGCACCCTCCCAGCCAATGGACCCGGCGGCCCATGCCACCGAGCTGCTGGCCTCCGGGGCCGCCGCCGAGGCCATCACGGTGTTGCAACAGGCGATTGCCGAGCAATCGAGCGACGCCCTGCTGCTGTTGCTGGCTCGTGCGCTGGCGGAAACCGGCGAGCTGGACGATGCCGAACAGGTGCTGGGCGCCATCAGCAAACCCGATGCACACAAACAGGCGATCACCGAGTTGCGCACCCGCCTGGTGTTCCAGCGCCAGGCCGCCGAGTTACCCCCGGCCGAACTGCTCACCCACCGCCTGGCCAAAGACCCTAGCGACAGCGAAGCGGCTTACCAGCTGGCGATCATCAGTCTTGGCCGGCAGGAGTACGACACTGCCATGGGCGGGCTGTTGGCGCTGATGCAAAGCGACCGCAGTTATGCCGACGGCATCGCCCAGAAAACCCTGATGCAGGTGTTTGATCTGCTCGGCGCCGGCAACCCGCTAAGCATCCAGTATCGCCGCAAGCTGTATCAGGCGCTGTATTGA
- a CDS encoding class I SAM-dependent methyltransferase — MTLAALNAELNKVLSDAQLLPARLPGLEELELWLLDPANLDRAFDNEETRRLLEHPPYWGFCWGSGLALARWILDNPHQVRGLRVLDFGAGSGVVALACKLAGAESVIACDLDQPAQLACALNAKLNDMQLAIAADYFAVSGPLDLIIAADVLYDAENRPFLDHFAKRADAVLIADSRVRELNHPPYQRQQILPGRTWPDLGEPLEFRQVSLYAAGAALGTT; from the coding sequence ATGACCCTTGCTGCCCTGAACGCCGAACTGAACAAGGTGCTGAGCGACGCGCAACTGCTGCCAGCGCGCCTGCCCGGACTGGAAGAGCTGGAGCTCTGGCTGCTCGACCCGGCGAATCTGGACCGCGCTTTCGACAACGAAGAAACCCGTCGCCTGCTGGAACATCCTCCTTACTGGGGCTTTTGCTGGGGCAGCGGTTTGGCGCTGGCGCGCTGGATACTCGACAACCCGCACCAGGTGCGCGGCCTGCGGGTGCTGGATTTTGGTGCCGGCTCCGGCGTAGTCGCCCTGGCCTGCAAGCTGGCCGGCGCTGAGAGCGTGATTGCCTGCGACTTGGACCAACCCGCGCAGCTGGCCTGCGCACTGAACGCCAAACTCAACGACATGCAGCTGGCGATCGCCGCCGACTATTTTGCAGTGAGTGGCCCGCTGGATCTGATCATCGCCGCCGATGTGCTTTACGATGCCGAGAACCGACCATTTCTCGACCACTTTGCCAAACGCGCCGATGCCGTCCTCATCGCCGATTCACGCGTGCGCGAACTGAACCATCCGCCCTACCAGCGCCAGCAGATATTACCCGGGCGCACCTGGCCGGACCTTGGCGAGCCGCTGGAGTTTCGCCAGGTCAGCCTCTATGCCGCCGGCGCAGCACTCGGCACTACTTGA
- a CDS encoding LysR family transcriptional regulator produces MDIKTLQFLSAVVEAGSMSSAARRLGTSRSHVSRRLKALEQSMQVQLFRRTTRRVEPTQIGWALYEHAARISQELAALQATVDDLGQNLRGHIRLSVPVALGQQVVGPLLLEFAALYPEVSLQLTFSNRIFDLVAAEIDVAIRVTSTPPDTLVARDLGPVDWALCASPAYLQQHGTPQQPDDLLQLDMVSVNLPEQRLPLELFDGRQTRTLTLRPRLQTEDMLFLKRAALAGIGCALLPLYSVQQELDSGELIRLLLDQRVRVSAWGDQLYLLTAPNLYPTLATRTLIEFLHSRLRSELPV; encoded by the coding sequence GTGGATATAAAAACCCTGCAGTTTCTCAGCGCCGTGGTAGAGGCCGGCAGCATGAGCAGTGCCGCGCGACGCCTGGGTACCTCACGCTCGCATGTCAGCCGGCGACTCAAGGCACTGGAGCAGAGCATGCAGGTACAGCTGTTTCGGCGTACCACGCGTAGAGTAGAACCCACGCAGATCGGCTGGGCACTCTACGAGCACGCTGCGCGCATCAGTCAGGAGCTCGCCGCCCTGCAGGCCACCGTTGACGATCTTGGCCAGAACCTGCGCGGGCATATTCGCCTCAGCGTACCGGTTGCCCTGGGCCAGCAGGTGGTCGGACCTTTGCTGCTGGAGTTCGCCGCGCTCTACCCAGAGGTTAGCCTGCAACTGACCTTCAGCAACCGTATCTTCGACCTGGTCGCCGCGGAGATCGATGTCGCCATTCGCGTGACCTCCACCCCGCCCGATACGCTGGTGGCGCGTGACCTGGGGCCGGTCGACTGGGCGCTATGCGCCAGCCCTGCCTATCTGCAGCAGCACGGCACGCCGCAGCAGCCGGACGATCTACTGCAACTTGATATGGTCAGCGTCAACCTGCCCGAGCAGCGCCTGCCGCTGGAACTGTTCGACGGCCGCCAGACCCGCACGCTGACGCTGCGCCCGCGCCTGCAAACCGAAGACATGCTGTTCCTCAAGCGCGCGGCACTGGCCGGCATTGGATGCGCCCTGCTGCCGCTGTACAGCGTGCAGCAGGAACTCGACAGTGGCGAGCTGATACGCCTGCTGCTCGACCAGCGCGTGCGGGTCAGCGCCTGGGGCGACCAGTTGTACCTGCTGACCGCACCCAACCTCTATCCCACGCTGGCCACCCGCACCTTGATCGAGTTTCTGCACAGCCGACTGCGCAGCGAGTTACCGGTCTGA
- a CDS encoding NAD(P)H-dependent flavin oxidoreductase, with product MSLPSVLQNSLKLPVICSPLFIISNPDLVIAQCKAGVVGSFPALNARPAEELEVWLKRITSELADYQAANPDAVVAPFAVNQIVHSSNDRLQHDVEMCVKYKVPIIITSLRAPNEVVGPIHSYGGLVFHDVINVKHAKKAIEAGVDGLILVCAGAGGHAGQLSPFALVSEIRAFYDGPIILSGSIAKGEQILAAQAMGADLAYMGTRFIATHEANADQAYKQMLVDTTADDIVYSNLFTGVHGNYLKPSIQNAGMDPNALPEGDKSSMKFGSGGSNKSKAWRDIWGAGQGVGSIGAITSTAEAVMQLEQEYAAARARMQQIASPYVGKTGDKA from the coding sequence ATGAGTCTTCCCAGCGTTCTGCAGAATTCACTCAAACTGCCGGTTATCTGCTCCCCTCTGTTCATCATCTCCAACCCTGATCTGGTGATTGCCCAGTGCAAGGCCGGCGTGGTCGGCTCCTTTCCGGCGCTCAATGCACGGCCGGCGGAAGAGCTGGAGGTTTGGCTCAAGCGTATTACCAGTGAGCTGGCCGACTATCAGGCGGCCAACCCGGATGCGGTGGTGGCGCCCTTCGCGGTGAACCAGATCGTGCACAGCAGCAACGATCGCCTGCAGCACGATGTGGAAATGTGCGTGAAGTACAAGGTGCCGATCATTATTACCAGCCTGCGCGCGCCTAACGAGGTGGTCGGCCCGATTCACAGCTACGGCGGCCTGGTGTTCCATGATGTGATCAACGTCAAACACGCCAAGAAGGCCATCGAGGCCGGGGTAGATGGCCTGATTCTGGTCTGTGCTGGCGCCGGTGGTCATGCCGGACAGCTCAGCCCGTTTGCCCTGGTGTCGGAGATTCGCGCTTTCTACGATGGCCCTATTATCCTCTCCGGCTCAATCGCCAAGGGCGAGCAAATTCTTGCCGCGCAGGCTATGGGCGCCGACCTGGCCTACATGGGCACGCGGTTTATTGCTACCCACGAAGCCAATGCCGATCAGGCCTACAAGCAGATGCTGGTAGATACCACTGCCGATGACATCGTCTACAGCAACCTGTTTACCGGCGTGCACGGCAACTACCTCAAACCCAGTATTCAGAATGCCGGCATGGACCCGAATGCGCTGCCCGAAGGCGACAAGAGCAGCATGAAGTTTGGCTCCGGTGGCAGTAACAAAAGCAAAGCCTGGCGCGATATCTGGGGCGCAGGGCAGGGCGTAGGCAGTATCGGCGCTATTACCTCCACCGCCGAAGCGGTCATGCAGTTGGAGCAGGAATACGCTGCCGCGCGGGCGCGGATGCAGCAGATCGCCAGCCCCTATGTTGGCAAGACCGGTGACAAGGCATGA
- a CDS encoding AMP-binding protein, with amino-acid sequence MTARLICGELDRSGDQVAQRALQLAGGLARLGVEDGDVIAVMLRNGPAFIDAIQSCQTAGCFYCPVNWHFKADEVAFLLQDSAAKVFLVEADLLDALAGAIPEGVVVLVNGVEAGLTAGRLPYEPWLAEQAPYAGEPRTPRAHMAYTSGTTGRPKGVKRLAPAPEEREAMAAAMRGLSRAAWGIEPGVRTLVSAPLYHSAPSSFAQQSILQAELMVVMPRFDAEQTLALIEQYRIDTVFLVPIMYVRLLRLPAETRAKYDLSSVRFVASTGAPCAPDVKLAMLDWWGPVIFETYASSETGMITIQDPASARRKPGSVGLPIGDTRIRIVDEQGNDCPVGEPGVIYVRQPAVPDFTYLNNEGAREKAGLDDLATVGDIGYLDEEGYLYVCDRKSDMVISGGVNIYPAEIEHVLITLPGVIDCAVVGMPDAEYGESLMAVVAAPAGLLSAEQVQQFVRERLAGYKVPRRVELIEALPRDDNGKVAKRRLRERFVAS; translated from the coding sequence ATGACGGCGCGCCTGATTTGCGGGGAGCTTGACCGCAGCGGTGATCAGGTAGCCCAACGTGCACTGCAGCTGGCGGGCGGTTTGGCCCGGTTGGGGGTCGAAGACGGCGATGTGATTGCCGTGATGCTGCGTAACGGGCCGGCTTTTATCGATGCGATCCAGAGTTGTCAGACCGCCGGCTGTTTCTATTGCCCGGTCAACTGGCACTTCAAGGCTGATGAAGTCGCCTTCCTGCTGCAGGATTCGGCGGCCAAGGTGTTTCTGGTCGAGGCCGATCTGCTCGACGCGCTGGCCGGTGCTATTCCCGAGGGCGTGGTGGTGCTGGTGAATGGCGTTGAGGCAGGTTTGACCGCTGGCCGGTTGCCCTATGAGCCCTGGCTGGCCGAGCAGGCACCCTACGCCGGTGAACCACGCACCCCACGCGCGCACATGGCCTACACCTCAGGCACTACCGGGCGGCCCAAGGGCGTCAAACGGCTGGCACCGGCGCCGGAAGAGCGTGAGGCCATGGCGGCGGCCATGCGGGGGTTGTCGCGTGCGGCCTGGGGTATTGAGCCCGGCGTGCGGACGTTGGTATCGGCGCCGTTGTACCACAGCGCCCCCAGCTCCTTTGCCCAGCAGTCGATTCTGCAGGCCGAGTTGATGGTCGTGATGCCGCGTTTTGATGCCGAGCAGACATTGGCGCTGATCGAGCAATACCGCATCGACACGGTTTTTCTGGTGCCCATCATGTACGTGCGGCTACTGCGCCTGCCGGCGGAGACAAGAGCCAAGTACGATTTGTCGTCGGTGCGCTTTGTTGCGTCTACCGGCGCGCCCTGCGCACCGGACGTGAAGCTGGCAATGCTCGATTGGTGGGGACCGGTGATCTTTGAGACCTACGCCTCCAGTGAAACCGGCATGATCACTATCCAAGACCCGGCCTCGGCACGGCGCAAGCCGGGCAGTGTTGGCTTGCCGATTGGCGACACCCGCATCCGCATTGTCGATGAGCAGGGCAATGACTGTCCGGTGGGCGAGCCCGGCGTGATCTACGTACGTCAGCCCGCGGTGCCGGACTTTACCTACCTGAACAACGAGGGCGCGCGGGAGAAGGCCGGACTGGACGATCTGGCGACCGTGGGTGATATCGGCTACTTGGACGAGGAAGGTTACCTGTACGTTTGCGATCGCAAGTCGGACATGGTGATTTCCGGTGGCGTGAATATTTATCCGGCCGAGATCGAGCATGTGTTGATCACCCTGCCTGGGGTCATCGATTGCGCGGTGGTGGGTATGCCTGATGCCGAGTACGGCGAGTCCCTGATGGCGGTGGTCGCTGCGCCAGCGGGGCTGCTCAGCGCAGAGCAGGTGCAGCAGTTCGTGCGCGAGCGTCTGGCCGGCTACAAGGTGCCGCGCCGGGTGGAGCTGATCGAGGCGCTGCCGCGCGATGACAACGGCAAGGTGGCCAAACGTCGGCTACGCGAACGCTTTGTTGCATCTTGA
- the nrdR gene encoding transcriptional regulator NrdR — protein MHCPFCGANDTKVIDSRLVAEGDQVRRRRECLACQERFTTFETAELVLPRVIKQDGRRQPFDEDKLRAGFQRALEKRPVSVEQIEAAIGHIKHRLRATGEREVKAMVVGEMVMRELKQLDEVAYIRFASVYRRFQDLNQFREEIERLSRREQDDADA, from the coding sequence ATGCATTGTCCATTCTGTGGCGCCAATGACACCAAGGTGATCGACTCTCGCCTCGTGGCGGAGGGTGACCAGGTGCGCCGCCGCCGCGAATGCCTTGCCTGTCAGGAACGCTTTACCACCTTCGAGACCGCCGAACTGGTCTTGCCCCGCGTGATCAAGCAGGACGGCCGCCGCCAGCCCTTTGATGAAGACAAGCTGCGTGCCGGTTTCCAGCGCGCGCTGGAAAAGCGCCCGGTCAGCGTCGAGCAGATCGAAGCCGCGATTGGCCACATCAAGCACCGCCTGCGCGCCACCGGCGAGCGTGAGGTCAAGGCCATGGTGGTGGGCGAGATGGTGATGCGCGAGCTCAAGCAACTGGACGAAGTCGCCTACATCCGCTTTGCCTCCGTCTACCGCCGTTTTCAGGATCTGAACCAGTTCCGCGAAGAAATCGAACGGCTGTCGCGCCGCGAGCAGGACGATGCCGATGCCTGA
- the ribD gene encoding bifunctional diaminohydroxyphosphoribosylaminopyrimidine deaminase/5-amino-6-(5-phosphoribosylamino)uracil reductase RibD has protein sequence MPERSSIDREWMSRALELAARDLYTTEPNPRVGCVLVQGDALVGEGWHVQAGEGHAEVNALAQAGERARGATAYVTLEPCSHTGKTPPCADALIKAGVSRVVAAMQDPNPLVAGQGLQRLRDAGIAVDCGLLEAQAQALNPGFIKRMQQGLPWVRVKLAMSLDGRTAMASGESKWITGPAARADVQRLRARSGAVISGADSVLLDDSALTVRASELGLPDDEAAAAVQRQPLRVLIDSLRRVPLEQRFFRETGPTLVISTSAEQAAESYQAIGSELLALPGDDGKVDLTTVLRTLAERGCNEVLVEAGAALSGAFWRAGLVDELIVYMAPRLLGSQARPLMQLPFESMSEAMDVAVSDMRAIGQDWRITARPIFPS, from the coding sequence ATGCCTGAGAGGAGCAGCATTGACCGCGAGTGGATGAGCCGTGCGCTGGAGCTGGCCGCACGCGACCTCTACACCACCGAACCCAATCCGCGCGTGGGTTGTGTGCTGGTGCAGGGCGACGCTCTGGTCGGTGAGGGCTGGCACGTGCAAGCTGGCGAAGGCCATGCTGAGGTCAACGCGCTGGCACAGGCCGGCGAGCGAGCCCGTGGCGCCACCGCCTACGTCACCCTGGAACCCTGCAGCCACACCGGCAAGACACCGCCCTGCGCCGATGCGCTGATCAAGGCCGGCGTCAGCCGCGTGGTGGCGGCCATGCAGGACCCCAACCCGCTGGTTGCGGGCCAGGGTCTGCAGCGTCTGCGCGACGCCGGCATCGCCGTCGATTGCGGTCTGCTCGAAGCGCAGGCGCAGGCGCTGAATCCGGGTTTTATCAAGCGCATGCAGCAGGGCTTGCCCTGGGTGCGAGTCAAGCTGGCGATGAGTTTGGATGGCCGCACCGCGATGGCCAGCGGCGAGAGCAAATGGATTACCGGCCCTGCCGCGCGGGCCGATGTGCAGCGCCTGCGCGCGCGCAGCGGCGCGGTGATCAGCGGCGCCGATAGCGTGTTGCTGGACGACTCGGCGCTGACCGTGCGGGCCAGCGAACTGGGCTTGCCCGACGATGAAGCGGCCGCCGCCGTGCAGCGCCAGCCGCTGCGCGTATTGATCGACAGCCTGCGGCGCGTGCCGCTGGAGCAACGTTTTTTCCGCGAGACCGGCCCCACCTTGGTGATCAGCACCAGTGCCGAGCAGGCCGCGGAGTCCTATCAGGCTATTGGCAGCGAACTGCTGGCACTGCCCGGTGACGACGGCAAGGTGGATCTGACCACCGTGCTGCGCACCCTGGCCGAGCGTGGCTGCAACGAGGTGCTGGTCGAAGCCGGCGCTGCGCTGTCGGGTGCTTTCTGGCGTGCCGGTCTGGTAGATGAACTGATTGTGTATATGGCGCCGCGCCTGCTGGGAAGCCAGGCGCGCCCCCTGATGCAGCTCCCCTTCGAGAGCATGAGCGAGGCGATGGACGTCGCCGTTTCCGATATGCGAGCCATAGGCCAGGATTGGCGCATCACCGCACGCCCGATTTTCCCTTCCTGA
- the nhaD gene encoding sodium:proton antiporter NhaD — protein MQSSVQLLLLVMAIIAFLGVVLEEVIHVNKAKVVLLFGALSWVVLFIAAPDEAMRVRVQEALNENITDIASLWLFLLATMTFVAYLNKKGLIENIIYRILPGRITERKLLFLTGIFCFVFSSIADNITATLVSVALVLSLNLELRKMLRFATLVVFAVNSGGVAMITGDVTTLMIFMADKVEITNLLLLSAPALLAVLLLAALLSVGLNSEVVIEKNALHELRGVDKLIGALFLLTILATILLSLFFAIPPVLTFLTGLASMFLLARFFNEDIDNDPILEYIRVIEFETLLFFLGVLLLVGMLQFIGTLQSLTSLYDIMPSLLANFLMGMLSALIDNVPLTAALLKADLQMSVAEWMGLTYAVGVGGSLLIIGSAAGIVAMSKMPGLTFITYLRSFGLLLMAFAFGFIAVYGLGLLVA, from the coding sequence ATGCAAAGCAGCGTACAGCTACTGCTATTGGTGATGGCAATCATCGCCTTTTTGGGCGTGGTTCTTGAAGAAGTCATCCATGTAAACAAGGCCAAGGTGGTGCTGCTGTTCGGCGCACTGTCGTGGGTGGTGCTGTTTATAGCGGCGCCCGACGAGGCCATGCGCGTGCGAGTGCAGGAGGCGCTGAACGAGAACATTACCGACATCGCCAGCCTTTGGCTGTTCCTGTTGGCGACCATGACCTTTGTGGCCTACCTGAACAAGAAGGGCCTGATCGAAAACATCATTTACCGGATTTTGCCGGGGCGAATTACCGAGCGAAAACTGCTGTTTCTCACCGGTATTTTCTGTTTTGTTTTCTCCTCGATCGCCGACAACATTACCGCCACCCTGGTGTCGGTGGCGCTGGTACTGAGCCTCAATCTGGAGCTGCGCAAGATGTTGCGCTTTGCCACTTTGGTGGTGTTTGCGGTGAACTCCGGCGGCGTGGCGATGATTACCGGCGACGTGACCACCCTGATGATCTTCATGGCCGACAAGGTCGAGATCACCAACCTGCTGCTGCTCAGCGCGCCGGCCCTGCTGGCGGTATTGCTGCTGGCGGCGTTGCTGTCGGTGGGTCTGAACAGTGAAGTGGTGATTGAAAAGAACGCGCTGCACGAGTTGCGCGGGGTCGATAAGCTGATCGGCGCGCTCTTCCTGCTGACCATTCTCGCCACCATTCTGCTCAGCCTGTTCTTCGCCATCCCGCCGGTACTGACCTTCCTGACCGGCCTGGCCAGCATGTTTTTGCTGGCGCGCTTCTTCAACGAAGATATTGATAACGATCCGATTCTGGAATACATCCGCGTCATCGAATTCGAGACGCTGCTGTTCTTTCTCGGCGTACTGTTGCTGGTGGGCATGCTGCAGTTCATCGGCACTTTGCAGAGCCTGACCTCGCTGTATGACATCATGCCGAGCCTGCTGGCCAACTTCCTGATGGGCATGCTTTCGGCGCTGATTGATAACGTGCCGCTGACCGCTGCGCTGCTCAAGGCCGACCTGCAGATGAGCGTCGCCGAGTGGATGGGGCTGACCTATGCTGTCGGTGTGGGCGGTTCCCTGCTTATAATTGGCTCCGCTGCCGGCATCGTTGCCATGAGCAAGATGCCCGGCCTCACATTCATTACCTACCTGCGCAGCTTTGGCCTCCTGTTGATGGCCTTTGCTTTCGGCTTTATCGCCGTCTACGGGTTGGGGCTGCTGGTCGCCTGA